A genomic window from Astatotilapia calliptera chromosome 12, fAstCal1.2, whole genome shotgun sequence includes:
- the LOC113032917 gene encoding serine/threonine-protein phosphatase 6 catalytic subunit-like isoform X1: MAPLDLDKYAEIAKQCKYLPENDLKRLCDYVCDLLLEESNVQPVSTPVTVCGDIHGQFYDLCELFRTGGQVPDTNYIFMGDFVDRGYYSLETFTYLLVLKAKWPDRITLLRGNHESRQITQVYGFYDECQTKYGNANAWRYCTKVFDMLTVAALMDEQILCVHGGLSPDIKTLDQIRTIERNQEIPHKGAFCDLVWSDPEDVDTWAISPRGAGWLFGAKVTNEFVHINNLKLICRAHQLVHEGYKFMFDEKLVTVWSAPNYCYRCGNIASIMVFKDANTREPKLFRAVPDSERVIPPRTTTPYFL; the protein is encoded by the exons ATGGCGCCTCTAGATTTGGATAAATATGCAGAGATTGCAAAGCAGTGTAAATACCTCCCAGAAAACGATCTGAAG AGGTTATGTGACTACGTGTGTGATCTTCTGCTGGAGGAGTCCAACGTGCAGCCCGTCTCCACTCCTGTAACAGTGTGTGGGGACATACATGGACAG TTTTATGATCTTTGTGAACTCTTCCGAACTGGTGGCCAGGTTCCAGACACAAATTACATCTTCatg GGTGACTTCGTCGACCGAGGGTATTACAGCTTGGAGACGTTCACCTATCTGCTAGTGCTGAAGGCCAAATGGCCTGACCGCATCACTCTTCTACGTGGAAACCATGAGAGCAGGCAGATCACCCAAGTTTACGGCTTTTATG ATGAGTGCCAGACCAAGTATGGGAATGCTAATGCCTGGCGTTATTGCACCAAAGTCTTTGACATGTTAACAGTTGCAGCT ctgatGGACGAGCAAATCCTGTGTGTCCATGGAGGCCTCTCTCCAGACATAAAGACCCTGGACCAAATTCGAACCATTGAGCGGAACCAGGAAATCCCTCACAAAGGAgctttttgtgatttggtgtgGTCAGACCCTGAAGATGTGGATACCTGGGCCATCAGCCCCAGAGGAGCTGGTTGGCTTTTTGGTGCCAAGGTCACAAATGAG ttcgtCCACATCAACAACCTGAAGCTGATCTGCAGGGCTCATCAACTCGTCCATGAGGGCTACAAGTTCATGTTCGATGAGAAGCTGGTAACTGTGTGGTCAGCTCCCAACTACTGCTACCGCTGTGGCAACATAGCCTCCATCATGGTCTTCAAAGACGCTAACACGAGAGAGCCCAAACTGTTCAGAGCAGTGCCCGACTCTGAAAGAGTCATCCCGCCCCGAACAACAACACCTTATTTCCTGTAA
- the LOC113032917 gene encoding serine/threonine-protein phosphatase 6 catalytic subunit-like isoform X2: protein MQAKEDSRFLQTRLCDYVCDLLLEESNVQPVSTPVTVCGDIHGQFYDLCELFRTGGQVPDTNYIFMGDFVDRGYYSLETFTYLLVLKAKWPDRITLLRGNHESRQITQVYGFYDECQTKYGNANAWRYCTKVFDMLTVAALMDEQILCVHGGLSPDIKTLDQIRTIERNQEIPHKGAFCDLVWSDPEDVDTWAISPRGAGWLFGAKVTNEFVHINNLKLICRAHQLVHEGYKFMFDEKLVTVWSAPNYCYRCGNIASIMVFKDANTREPKLFRAVPDSERVIPPRTTTPYFL, encoded by the exons AGGTTATGTGACTACGTGTGTGATCTTCTGCTGGAGGAGTCCAACGTGCAGCCCGTCTCCACTCCTGTAACAGTGTGTGGGGACATACATGGACAG TTTTATGATCTTTGTGAACTCTTCCGAACTGGTGGCCAGGTTCCAGACACAAATTACATCTTCatg GGTGACTTCGTCGACCGAGGGTATTACAGCTTGGAGACGTTCACCTATCTGCTAGTGCTGAAGGCCAAATGGCCTGACCGCATCACTCTTCTACGTGGAAACCATGAGAGCAGGCAGATCACCCAAGTTTACGGCTTTTATG ATGAGTGCCAGACCAAGTATGGGAATGCTAATGCCTGGCGTTATTGCACCAAAGTCTTTGACATGTTAACAGTTGCAGCT ctgatGGACGAGCAAATCCTGTGTGTCCATGGAGGCCTCTCTCCAGACATAAAGACCCTGGACCAAATTCGAACCATTGAGCGGAACCAGGAAATCCCTCACAAAGGAgctttttgtgatttggtgtgGTCAGACCCTGAAGATGTGGATACCTGGGCCATCAGCCCCAGAGGAGCTGGTTGGCTTTTTGGTGCCAAGGTCACAAATGAG ttcgtCCACATCAACAACCTGAAGCTGATCTGCAGGGCTCATCAACTCGTCCATGAGGGCTACAAGTTCATGTTCGATGAGAAGCTGGTAACTGTGTGGTCAGCTCCCAACTACTGCTACCGCTGTGGCAACATAGCCTCCATCATGGTCTTCAAAGACGCTAACACGAGAGAGCCCAAACTGTTCAGAGCAGTGCCCGACTCTGAAAGAGTCATCCCGCCCCGAACAACAACACCTTATTTCCTGTAA